Within the Sebaldella sp. S0638 genome, the region CCCCGAAATATTCCGGAACTTCACATTTTTTTCTTAACTGCAGATAAAAATCTTTTCTGCTGCTTATATTTTTAAAATCAATAATTATATTATTCATATCCAAACCTGCACTCCTGTTAGGCTATTTTACCTCTTCAAAATTTTTGTAATGATCATGGGTTACAAATATCAAACCGTCATTTGAAAAAACAACTCTCCGGGCATTTCTTCTCCCGCATTCATAGTTTATATCTGCCTCATACCAGACTCTGCCTTTTTTTACTGGAAGAGTTTTTTCCCTGTTCGTAAATATATCTCCGCCTATTGCCCTTCCCGGAAGAACTTCACATAAGTTCCCCTCTTTGGCAACCCAGCCGTCTCTCTGTGCTTCCTTTTTTGTTATGTAATAATCAGGAAGCTTTCCGTTTTCTTTCAGATAGTCTGTTACTTTTTTTTCTTCTGTTAGTGTATCTATAGCACTTCCGCTGTTATTTTCCTGTTTATTGTTTCTTTTTGTATCTTTAACTGTTTCATTCTCCTTTTTTGTATTTTCCACTGCTGCTGTAGTTTCATTCTTTTGAGTTTCTTTAATATTATTTTTTTCAGTGCCGGCATTTTCACTCTGCTCTGTGACTGCTGCCTTTATTTCCGATACATCATTTCTCAGATCCCAAAAATAAAAACAGCCTATAAATAAAAGAAGCAGCGCACTTATGGCTAAAATCAACTTTTTCATATTATCTCCCTGTGTAATAAATTTCGTATTATGCCTGAAAATATTACATTCAGACATATATTCCGAATTCTGCTGTTTCTT harbors:
- a CDS encoding ribonuclease domain-containing protein, giving the protein MKKLILAISALLLLFIGCFYFWDLRNDVSEIKAAVTEQSENAGTEKNNIKETQKNETTAAVENTKKENETVKDTKRNNKQENNSGSAIDTLTEEKKVTDYLKENGKLPDYYITKKEAQRDGWVAKEGNLCEVLPGRAIGGDIFTNREKTLPVKKGRVWYEADINYECGRRNARRVVFSNDGLIFVTHDHYKNFEEVK